TGTTGAAGAATCTGATTGGATTTACCTTTGTGACTATTTCTGTAGTCTAAATTTTATGGTATAGACGCCGACTTTTGATCATTTACTATTGTTCTTTCTCATGTTTTTTGTGTGTTAAATTTTGATCACGGCTGAACTTGATAAGTGCAGAAGATAAGTGAGAGGAACAAGATCAATAGATCAAAGCAAAAAACTGCTCATACAGCTGGAACAAAATCCTTTCTTCGTCATAAAGCTGACCGGGTATTTGATTATCTTGAAGACATGTCTTTTGGATTGTTTAGGCAGGTTATTTAACTTCTTATTGTAACAGGAAGCACAAGAAGGGAGGGAAGTTGGACCAATAGAACTTTATGACATCACCCATTACAGCaagaagaagaatgcaatgGTTGACGAAACATCTGCTATGAACttagtaagaaaaatggaattggtaCATGGTATATTGTTGTACAACTCTTATGAAAGTCTAACTTCAGAATTTACCTTTGTGACAGAGCATGATGAAGGAGAAAAAGTTGGAATCTGAATCCAGTGGTGCAAATAGGACTGAAGAAGACATTTCCATTGAAGTAACTGGACGTGTAACCGGATACGTACATGGCCGTGGTCCCTCCAAAGCTGGAATAATTGCCCAAAAGCTTGCAGAGATAGATGATTTCAAGAAAAGAGCAGAACAAGCGGAGAAGCGCTCAGCTGAGTTGGAAATAACAGTCCAATCTCAACAACAACTTATGGAGAAGCTTGTGAACCAGCAAAGTGAAATGCAGAACCAACAAAGTGAAATGCAAGATCTCCTTAAATCTTTGAAAGCACAGCTGCAAGCCAACAAGTAAGACGATGAAGGCACATCTGAACGAACTGATTGGTAAGCAATTTTCAACTATATATACTTGTCGAAATAGATATAATGGCTGCTATGGTTTAAAGTTAACATACGTTATTGCAATTTAGTTATTGGTAGGTGACAATATTAACTTGTAATATCAAGACTGAGGAGGGACATTTAAGAATTACTTCTGTCAACACAAGGTTCTAATCAGATGGTGTTTTGATCTTGGGAGTACATTTGTGGCTTTATCATAGCTTTGTTATCATGAAACAATAACATTACACAAAAAAAAGCTTCAATAGTGTTTCTGTTTCATGATATTAATTTGAGGAGCACAGAAGGGCTAAAGAATAGAAAAGATTATTATTGTCATTTGGCCAATGAGTtagctaaaaacttaaaatattGTCATGTTTAAGACGTTTTATGGTCAAGATACAGAAACGCTTGCATCTTGCAGGTTTCAAAGGTTCATGGCAATTCTGGACCTGTCTCTCCCTTTCATTCTTGTAGGTGCCACTTATTATTCTCAGTGTTTTGAACACAAACTAGTGTAGTGTCTATGTCACTACTGGTCGTTGTGGACAGAGTAGGAAGATTTGATATCTGCTTACTAATTTAGGTTAGGAATGAACAGCAAAAACAAaatactgatttagctttttgaaTACTTGCTAAACATTAATTTCATGCAATTTCCAGTTAAGCCTAATGATTTGCTATGTGGTGTCCTGATTctagtttttctgttttgcaaTTGCTGCATTCATTACGGTGCCCTCATACCATAATCTTGTTTTGCCTAAGTTTTGGTTGATCGAATTCTTGAAAACTCTCAAAATAgatgtgtaaaaaaaaatttatgtttcTTCTCAaagaaattttgatttgattctTGGATTTTTTGGAACCGACGAtaccaaattcatacaattaTCTTGGGTTAGTTGCTTATGGCTAATTTTACTAgccattgaattttttttttattgtttttccgGATGCCAGCAAGTTGGATTTGATTACCAGTAAGCAAGCCAGTAAATAGTAACATATCTGTTTAGTCTAATAAAGCAATTAGAATGGTTCAGCAAAACATACGTAACAGATGAGACTAATTAAATCTCAATCTAGAGTAAATCTACCAATAGGATTCTACTGAAGTTCTGCTTAGGTCCcaccccccaaaaaaagaaaaagaaaaagaaaaaataattttctgttTGCCGAGACCAAAAATGTGGTGTCATGTACTTTACTTacaaagggagagagagagacagagagaagCTAGACCTGAAAGGACAATACATGTTTTTATagtatttacaaaacaaaatatTTACGAGTGTCTTGTCGTCTGCGGTTAGCAAATTTTCACATCACAACACACTTGTCTTTGGATGACTTTGTCTCCTGCAATTGCTGCATTCATTACGGTGGTATCAGATTAGTGAATGCTTGttacttttgttgtttatttagcaattagagactgttttgcttttgtcacCTGATAACTTTACTAATAACTTTACTACTTTATTGCAGATACATTGCTCATTTTGGAGGTTTCGAAGAAGATTAGCAGTACGGCTTACATGTCGGCTCAAAAACTGTGGTTATAGTGCTgtcttaagtttagaaaatgtttcagAAGCGCAGGATATGTTTTGGGACTTGGAATATGTTTTTTAGTGCAGCCTTGACTTATATGAGTAGTATTTGTTCTACTCAAACTTATGAAACTATTTGTACTATGATGTTGCACTTATTTAtgacatttgaatatttaatatattattttggCATATTCTATTGTAACGGGTGCCtacatttgttatttattaaacattgctgatattttcattttttagatattattgtagtagGAAAGTCATGTGtaaggtgttgtaaatgagtagtattttTCTAGGCAGGATGTCTTTATTGACAATTGTTATTGTCACTCAATCAAAACTGTCTATTGATAAGGGATTGTTGCCACAGTTGATCAGGGGTTTATTGACAacaaagttgtcactaattccCCTATGCCTTCACTATCGTGCCTTCATGCATCACTTGCATCACTGACAAGAGAAGGTGTTGTCACTAGATTTATAGATTTTACTGATGACATATATTGTCATAAAAAGTTTCATTCAGTGACGACTCTAAGgtcgtcactgtatactttCATCTTTTACTGACGACATAGATTGTCATAAAAAAGGTTCTATTTactgacgactttaaagtcgtcactgtatacttttaccgacggagattcagtgacgaccttgcgacaactgaaatgttgtcaataatggtcatcagtgacgactttttgattatttgtgaCGAAAAGTAGTTATCACTGATGACCAAAATTCTTGTAGTGTGGTTACAATTATCATATCTATTCTTTGGATTAACGTTTTGGTTAGGCTATTAACTCAAGGACATGAGTTAGCAGCTGCAAAGTTCTTGACTTGACTCTCAAATCCTTCCTCCTTCCTCCTTTTCCTTTGTCGCGAGCCTCCcttgaacaaaaaaaatcttGTGGTACCCAAAAGGCTTTAGTACTATTCATTGGCATATATAACATAAGGATGAGCCATGTACAGAGAGATTCTTCTTTTGTCCCTGGCGTTAGAAAGAGGGTCCAACCTCAATGTCTTTAGTTCCCCCCTCCCTCTCCTAACCTCCCCTGCCTtccatgcattttttttttctctctctctggaTAGCTACAACTGCCCCTTCGTTTCCatcaaaaagagagaaaaaaaaaagagagttttACGAGCATCATTTTTTACACCAAAACTTTATATTCGATTAGTCAAATTTTAATTTGTTTCAGTTGGGTCATTTCAATatatggaattggaaaattgTGAAAGTGAAAATGCTACTTGGCACTTTGGTGAGAAAcaatttctctctcttttttttttttattcatttcaaGAAAACCAACCTAAGACACAAAAAATATCAGATTCTTACTTGAATAGAAATGCTAATGGCATTAATAACCAGAGGAACCAAAGTTTTTGTCTCCTCCAAACTTCTTCCTTGAAGGAAGGAATGGCCATAGTCGTTGCCACCGAAAGGTCCCATAACAATCAGTGAGCTATTAAAAAGTTCCCTACAGCCTGCAAAGAGTGATAGCATACCGATATACTCGAATAGCTTAGCTAAGTTCAATTTTTCAGACAAATAAACCTTCCAATTGAAGGAGCATTGAATTAAAGCTTGTTCAATagaactttgaaaaaaaaaaaggcatagTATGTCATCAGCATGTTGTCAAATATCTAAACCCCTCTAAGGTAAACACTAGAGTCAATTTCAACATATATAATTGCAAAAGTATTCTTATGATTGGCCCGTGATACATGGGGTCTGTGGTTTCCCCTTTTAGCCTTTGAGGTGGTAGAACAAGATTGCAAAGATATAGGTGCTTATGACTTGAGCACCTGGTATTGGATGAGGCAAAAATTTGGGTAGAGCCGATTTTAAAGACCTAGTGATCCAAATTTTATCATATCTTTAATACTTAAATTGATAAAATAGTGCAATAAATTTTGAACCACTAAATTTACATAAATCGGGTCTATTCACCTTTGGATGTATCTCCCAAGTTATCCCATATTTCAAAATTATACTTGTCCCTATGAACCTATTAAGTTTAGATGAATGGACGAGTGTAACCTAATACATTATTTAACACAAAGTGTAATATATGGTTTGGTGGAATCTCTTCTTGAAATTTAACGCCAACATGAAAACCTACTTTCGCTTGAAAAGTGTAAGCAAATCAGTTTCGGACTAATAATaactagtattagttagtttagTATGTCGCTAACTATTTTCTCGCCAAGAAGTCTTACTTGATGATCTACAAAGAGAGGGCAGTACTCCTTTGAACCAGCTCAGTTGAGTTCTCATGGAGATATTAGACGTAGTAAAATGGATTCCTCTTTCTTCATAAAAACCAACATCAAGTGCTGGAGCTCCCACAACTGCAAAATTGATGCCGGCACCAAAGTTTGAGCTACTTTGGTTCACGCCCCTAATATATGGTGGTATGAGTGGAAGCCCATAATACTCAGCTGCAAAAGAGAATGCCGGCGTTAAATATCCGGCAATGATCTAGACTCTTTACCACACGAATTTTGTATTGGAACCGAAAACTATATGTATGAAGACTGACGATATTGACACTCCACAAGAAAAATGCTAAGCACTCCACGCTTACTCATTATTGTTGGAAATGTCAGGAGGACCGGTAACCAGCTGGAATCTCTAATAATGTCTTGGGaccaaaaatgaaatgtatGACAATGATGGCTACCGAGTTCCATAATCTTAAGTTTGGGGGCAGAAGTTTAACGAAGGATACAGTTTCTgaacaaaacaaaggaaaaacaatGTAGCAGTATTTCTTATGCAGGTCTTTCTAGCACAAAGTGGTGGCGGATATGCATATTAGTCTGATCACGTCCCATTGGAACGTAGGTAACAGTAGGTAGTAACAATTTTACAGACAACGAAATCTTTAgaattttgtcttttattttgggaAAATTAGAATAGAAAAGACATATAATTTGAGGGCAATGCGATAATTAAAGAGTGAATTGCTTGTGTATATATGAAGCACTAACCCATGAAGTCTATGATTGTTCGACCGTCAGAAGTTCGACCAGTGGGATGATGAAAGTAGGTCTCTCCATAAGGGGGTGAGGCATAGCGGGGAAGTTTATGGGTCCCTGGAAACATTTGTTGATAAATGTGGATGTAATTTCCAGCATCTGAGAGAGAATCACCAAAGGCATAGATGGATGTGTAACAGGCCGAAGCAATTTGAAGGGGAGTCAATAATAATACTACGAGAATGGCGAAACAGAATGGGAGGGTTTTCAGAAGAGCTGATGAGGAAGATGCCATGTCTACCTATTTTTGTGACTGAAACCACCTTACTTATAGTGCCCCGGAAAGCACTTaaaataaagtttttattttattttatttttttttcgacACAGGGGTATCcaggtcaatccttacgggggACTAATCCCCCTACGCTCCGGAAGAGGAGGCTCCACCACACCGAAGACGTAAGTCACGGGACTCGAACTCTGTAGGTAAGTGGCCATACCTAAGAGGGGGAGCATACCATCCGAGCTATCTCGTGGAGGCGTAAAATAAAGTttttacgtttttttttttgaatgaaaggtCGCTTTTTACAATCCTTTTC
Above is a genomic segment from Coffea eugenioides isolate CCC68of unplaced genomic scaffold, Ceug_1.0 ScVebR1_2485;HRSCAF=3517, whole genome shotgun sequence containing:
- the LOC113756785 gene encoding GDSL esterase/lipase At1g28570-like; translated protein: MASSSSALLKTLPFCFAILVVLLLTPLQIASACYTSIYAFGDSLSDAGNYIHIYQQMFPGTHKLPRYASPPYGETYFHHPTGRTSDGRTIIDFMAEYYGLPLIPPYIRGVNQSSSNFGAGINFAVVGAPALDVGFYEERGIHFTTSNISMRTQLSWFKGVLPSLCRSSSCRELFNSSLIVMGPFGGNDYGHSFLQGRSLEETKTLVPLVINAISISIQVRI